A single window of Lytechinus variegatus isolate NC3 chromosome 8, Lvar_3.0, whole genome shotgun sequence DNA harbors:
- the LOC121420181 gene encoding gastrula zinc finger protein XlCGF57.1-like, with protein MDKETDQEDYFVQGQTFIKQEVDEDMTNPDTAQDQWTTQGQTFTIKQEVDEDMTNPDTAQDQWTTQGQTITIKQEVDEDMTNPYTGQDQWTIQGQTFTIKQEVDEDMTNPKTAQEQWSTQGQTFTIKQEVDEDMTNPDTAQLQWTTQELEDGEEVRQSSITECSEDESHQCLQCNKTFTDENSLVLHHKTHSREVEFSSHAWTEIGDRCFKCPHCHKNFECRDTLMTHVSTHTGEESYSSHCDKGSSQKNYLTHHIRTHTGKKTYICSYCEKGFSQKSDLTHHIRTHTGKKTFICSYCEKGFSQKSDLTNHIRIHTGEKPFHCSHCDKRFSTKVSLTYHIRTYTGEKPHICSHCEKGFARKSDLTCHIRTHTGEKPYQCSHCEKRFSSKGNLTSHIRTHTGEKTNICSLCGKGFSQTCSLISHLRTHTGEKPYQCSHCEKRFTDMSTLRSHIRTHTGEKPHHCSHCEKSFTDKTVLTIHVRTHTGEKPYQCSHCEKRFTDKSTLTRHIRTHTGEKPYQCSHCEKRFSDKTVLTNHIRTHTGEKPFICSHCEKGFAKKSHLTRHIKTHIG; from the exons ATGGACAAGGAAACAGACCAGGAAGATTATTTTGTACAAG GTCAAACCTTCATTAAACAGGAAGTAGATGAAGACATGACCAATCCTGATACAGCTCAAGACCAATGGACCACACAAG GTCAAACCTTTACCATCAAACAAGAAGTAGATGAAGACATGACCAACCCTGATACAGCTCAAGACCAATGGACCACACAAG GTCAAACAATTACCATCAAACAGGAAGTAGATGAAGACATGACCAACCCTTATACAGGTCAAGACCAATGGACCATACAAG GTCAAACCTTTACCATCAAACAGGAAGTGGATGAAGACATGACCAACCCTAAAACAGCTCAAGAACAATGGTCCACACAAG GTCAAACCTTTACCATCAAACAGGAAGTAGATGAAGACATGACCAACCCTGATACAGCTCAACTCCAATGGACCACACAAG aGCTTGAGGATGGAGAGGAGGTAAGACAATCATCCATTACAGAATGCAGTGAAGATGAGTCCCATCAGTGTTTACAATGCAATAAGACATTTACAGATGAGAATTCTTTAGTTCTACATCATAAAACACACTCTAGGGAAGTTGAGTTTTCTAGTCATGCTTGGACAGAGATTGGAGACAGATGCTTCAAGTGCCCCCATTGTCATAAGAATTTTGAATGTAGGGATACTCTTATGACCCATGTGAGCACACACACTGGAGAAGAATCTTATAGTTCTCATTGTGACAAGGGATCTTCTCAAAAGAATTATCTTACCCATCATATAAGAACACATACAGGAAAAAAAACCTATATCTGCTCTTATTGTGAGAAGGGATTTTCTCAAAAGAGTGATCTTACCCATCATATAAGAACACATAcaggaaaaaaaacctttatcTGCTCTTATTGTGAGAAGGGATTTTCTCAAAAGAGCGATCTTACCAATCATATAAGAatacacacaggagaaaaaccttTTCATTGCTCTCATTGTGACAAGAGATTTTCTACCAAGGTCAGTCTTACATATCATATTAGGACATATACAGGAGAAAAACCCCATatttgctctcattgtgagaaggGATTTGCTAGAAAAAGTGATCTTACCTGTCATATACGAACACATACAGGAGAAAAACCTTATCAatgctctcattgtgagaagagattttcTTCCAAAGGCAATCTTACAAGTCATATCAGAACACATACTGGAGAAAAAACCAATATTTGCTCTCTTTGTGGGAAAGGATTTTCTCAAACATGCAGTCTTATCAGTCATCTaagaacacacacaggagaaaaaccttatcaatgctctcattgtgagaagagatttaCTGACATGTCCACTCTTAGAAGTCATATAAGAACACATACTGGAGAAAAACCTCATcattgctctcattgtgagaagagtTTTACTGACAAGACCGTTCTTACAATTCATGTtagaacacacacaggagaaaaaccttatcaatgctctcattgtgagaagagatttaCTGACAAGTCCACTCTTACCCGTCATATaagaacacacacaggagaaaaaccttATCAATGCTCTCATTGTGAAAAGAGATTTTCTGACAAGACTGTTCTTACAAATCATATTAGAACACATACTGGAGAAAAACCGTTTATTTGCTCTCATTGTGAAAAGGGATTTGCTAAAAAAAGCCATCTTACCCGTCATATTAAAACACACATAGGATAA